The Colletotrichum higginsianum IMI 349063 chromosome 2, whole genome shotgun sequence genome has a segment encoding these proteins:
- a CDS encoding Integral membrane protein yields the protein MAPADGFSAPGVASYDSNTMSVGDGTWDFDKNTFLLPNLVGLNFETMQYNGMGNRFSTVAQYHTLVLAHGVMAAIIFLLIVPVSVFTARFYTAKPGYAIPYHAQLNILAVLMLIAVFALGWFAVGPERSLTNPHHAIGLAIFVMFLLQIIGGRLVRHIRGRSIRKMFHRWSGRLIALLGIIQVPLGLTLYGSPKWTFIIYSLWVAFLLLVYFVLSYRAEGADRGRDVYISGGRSEGPSGVTGSEYYSDVYTEKSKGRKWLAPLAAGATIAALFSRKKSKEKEKELSRERSKSRSRSRGPEVIGSRRGSASYLTSRRGSYTYLEDEKFTEVDSRRDGKKSGGGFMSKLFGVGAAFGAGKLVSNLMKRKEKQPYDEEYSAVSAETPRRRPSRSYPATSEYTDYTDWTEDTPPPRRGPRDGSILPPPGGPTAAAAALSAAEPRTNRPPHARTRSQYSFEDSEYSSYVSPSRRKDDPPAGPAGGAAKGILAGLGLGWFAKKLADRKSKRTEEQRIRDEEEMRSGFTESRYTADGFSSPSRDRRGSRRVSGRRPRPPMSALSTEITQLTESSELEPRPAGAGYGGPPMPPLSAGPPPPMMHTGPGGPPVYPVGHSQTMSRHDVVEPVGMPPMPPDPAGLLHRESESEAYMSPSGRPRRRDSSKRRRAGEEAAAAAVASASALAAEEDRRRAHSERSQPVSVKVRVHDDKDRNITLRRLTEEEAAANRRGESRRRRGSVSSLSGIEVGSGRRYRRDSSQRRAESAAEHVVEAGDPLPPPNPAFAAGRKPKDSAYYSGGPPVQSTPMAGATVSSIGSENTHGTWSQMSPSPSAPQTNPVGSAAADNRRRRRQERRRSSSSRPTGADMFD from the exons ATGGCGCCGGCAGATGGGTTCTCGGCGCCCGGGGTCGCTTCGTACGACTCCAACACAATGTcggtcggcgacggcacctGGGACTTTGATAAGAATACCTTCCTGTTGCCTAACCTAGTCGGCCTCAACTTCGAGACGATGCAATACAATG GCATGGGCAATCGCTTCTCAACGGTCGCCCAGTACCACACTCTGGTGCTCGCCCACGGCGTCATGGCCgccatcatcttcctccttATCGTCCCGGTCTCCGTCTTCACGGCTCGGTTCTACACAGCGAAGCCCGGCTATGCGATACCTTATCACGCGCAACTGAACATCCTCGCGGTGCTGATGCTtatcgccgtcttcgccctgGGCTGGTTCGCCGTCGGCCCCGAACGAAGTTTGACTAACCCGCACCATGCTATAGGACTGGCCATCTTCGTCATGTTTCTGCTACAGATCATAGGCGGCCGGCTTGTGAGACACATTCGAGGACGCTCGATCCGGAAGATGTTTCATCGCTGGAGCGGAAGGCTCATTGCGCTCCTCGGCATTATCCAGGTTCCCCTCGGTCTAACGCTCTATGGCTCGCCCAAGTGGACCTTCATCATCTACTCGCTCTGGGTCGCTTTTCTTCTGCTCGTCTATTTCGTTCTCAGTTACCGTGCCGAGGGCGCTGATCGTGGTCGCGACGTCTACATCAGCGGTGGCCGTTCTGAAGGCCCGAGCGGCGTCACGGGGTCGGAATACTACAGCGACGTGTACACTGAGAAGTCCAAGGGCCGCAAATGGTTGGCGCCTCTTGCGGCCGGTGCGACCATCGCAGCCCTGTTCAGTCGCAAGAAgtccaaggagaaggagaaggagctcaGCCGCGAGAGATCCAAGTCGAGGAGTCGCAGCCGCGGGCCAGAGGTAATAGGTTCTAGGCGGGGCTCGGCGAGTTATCTCACCTCTAGAAGGGGCTCATACACATACCTCGAAGACGAAAAGTTCACCGAAGTGGACTCCCGACGGGATGGCAAGAAGTCTGGAGGCGGTTTCATGTCGAAGCTgttcggcgtcggcgctgcCTTTGGGGCCGGCAAGCTGGTCTCCAATCTCATGAAGCGAAAGGAAAAGCAGCCATACGACGAAGAATACTCGGCGGTTTCGGCAGAGACCCCAAGACGCCGCCCAAGCCGAAGCTACCCTGCCACCAGTGAATACACCGATTACACCGACTGGACCGAGGACACTCCACCGCCTAGACGTGGACCTCGTGATGGTTCCATCCTACCACCCCCTGGAGGTCCAACAGCTGCAGCCGCAGCTCTCAGTGCTGCCGAGCCACGAACAAATCGACCCCCGCATGCAAGGACCCGTTCGCAGTACAGTTTCGAGGACTCGGAGTACTCATCATATGTCAGCCCGTCCAGACGGAAAGATGACCCACCCGCCGGTCCCGCGGGCGGGGCCGCAAAGGGCATCTTGGCCGGCTTGGGTCTGGGGTGGTTTGCCAAGAAGCTGGCCGACCGCAAGTCGAAGCGCACAGAGGAGCAAAGAAtccgagacgaagaagagatgAGGTCGGGATTCACCGAATCAAGGTACACTGCAGACGGGTTCTCATCACCTTCCCGCGATCGACGGGGCTCCCGGCGTGTCAGCGGACGTCGCCCGAGACCGCCGATGTCGGCTTTGAGCACCGAAATCACACAGTTGACCGAATCTTCCGAGCTGGAGCCTCGACCTGCTGGCGCCGGCTACGGGGGGCCACCGATGCCACCCCTATCTGCGGGACCCCCGCCACCGATGATGCACACCGGGCCAGGAGGGCCTCCTGTTTACCCTGTCGGTCATTCGCAAACAATGTCAAGACACGATGTCGTCGAACCAGTCGGCATGCCTCCAATGCCCCCGGACCCAGCAGGACTACTCCACCGCGAGTCTGAGAGCGAGGCCTACATGTCACCTAGCGGGAGGCCCCGTCGACGAGACTCGTCTAAACGCAGGAGAGCCGgagaagaggcggcggctgctgcagTTGCGTCGGCCAGTGCGCTCGCAGCGGAAGaggaccgccgccgcgcccacTCGGAGCGCTCGCAGCCTGTGAGCGTCAAAGTCAGGGTTcacgacgacaaggacagAAACATTACGCTACGGAGACTGACCGAAGAGGAAGCGGCCGCCAACAGGCGCGGGGAAAGCAGGAGGAGACGCGGCTCAGTCAGCAGTTTATCCGGAATCGAAGTTGGCAGTGGCCGACGTTACCGCCGCGACTCGAGTCAGAGACGAGCCGAATCAGCAGCGGAGCACGTTGTCGAGGCCGGAGAccccctgccgccgccgaacccCGCATTCGCTGCGGGCAGAAAGCCAAAAGACTCGGCCTACTACTCGGGAGGCCCGCCGGTACAATCGACGCCGATGGCTGGCGCTACTGTCTCTAGCATAGGCAGCGAGAATACTCATGGTACCTGGAGCCAGATGAGCCCTTCGCCCAGCGCACCTCAGACTAACCCTGTTGGGTCCGCAGCGGCCGATAACcgtcggaggaggagacagGAGCGTAGACGAAGCAGCTCGAGCCGACCGACAGGGGCGGACATGTTCGATTAG
- a CDS encoding Phosphatidylserine decarboxylase yields the protein MPGLPTATDEEIGFQPPPSNPLVALPGSVPGWATRGKSWKALPPMTNEPVGSQDIMHFNPVIILFMSLVKSEDLTRAVRSAKQKVPEFMESMEISDAQSFFVFANKMLKWTPTENVEAKDIYDILCLFYFILDQQPLLGLQTPIHPSSVGKPLSPLSSWIVVFAQLIGLFMDTPASINEKTFQTFVDSPKYALHEAVIPPGGYHTFNDFFSRHLKEGMRPIADKDDDRVITYPADCTYDNSLPNQSIVNIKDTGVIEIKGLPWTIGTLLQGSKFADEFKGGVWMHAFLNTFNYHRQHAPVSGKVIEAKNIQGAAYLEVDQQCRPIRKLFLTAKDIEKDPKCRPEAPDSPGYQFLQTRGLVVIENPVLGKVAVLPIGMAMVSSVKLSVHVGQELKKGDEISTFLFGGSDIICVFESSAGLKPENFVPSPKDDYSRYGSVLARAPGHGSNGSSNGHH from the coding sequence ATGCCCGGCCTTCCCACTGccaccgacgaggagatcgGCTTCCAACCGCCTCCATCTAACcctctcgtcgccctgcCGGGCTCTGTCCCGGGCTGGGCAACGAGGGGGAAATCGTGGAAggccttgccgccgatgacCAACGAGCCCGTCGGCAGCCAGGACATTATGCACTTCAACCCGGTAATCATTCTCTTCATGTCCCTCGTCAAGTCCGAAGACCTCACCAGGGCCGTTCGGTCGGCCAAGCAGAAGGTCCCAGAGTTCATGGAGAGCATGGAGATATCGGACGCCCAgagcttcttcgtcttcgccaaCAAGATGCTCAAGTGGACACCGACCGAGaacgtcgaggccaaggacatTTACGATATTCTCTGTCTGTTCTACTTTATCCTTGACCAGCAGCCGCTGCTGGGATTGCAGACGCCCATCCATCCAAGCTCGGTGGGCAAGCCCCTGAGCCCGCTGTCGAGCTGGATCGTGGTGTTTGCGCAGCTCATCGGGTTGTTCATGGACACGCCGGCGTCTATCAACGAGAAGACGTTCCAAACTTTTGTGGACTCGCCAAAGTATGCGCTCCACGAGGCGGTAATCCCCCCGGGCGGGTACCACACCTTTAACGACTTCTTCTCTCGACACCTCAAAGAGGGCATGCGGcccatcgccgacaaggacgacgacagaGTCATCACCTACCCTGCGGACTGCACCTACGACAACTCCCTCCCCAACCAGAGCATCGTCAACATCAAGGACACGGGCGTCATCGAGATCAAGGGGCTTCCGTGGACCATTGGCACGTTGCTGCAGGGCAGCAAGTTCGCAGACGAATTCAAGGGGGGCGTGTGGATGCATGCGTTTCTCAACACGTTCAACTATCACCGCCAGCACGCGCCCGTCTCTGGCAAGGTCATCGAGGCCAAGAACATCCAGGGCGCGGCCTACCTCGAGGTGGACCAACAGTGCCGACCCATTCGCAAGCTCTTCCTGACGGCCAAGGACATCGAGAAGGACCCCAAGTGCAGGCCAGAGGCGCCCGACTCGCCGGGGTACCAATTCCTGCAGACGAGGGGTCTGGTAGTCATCGAGAACCCGGTGCTCGGCAAGGTGGCCGTGCTGCCGATCGGCATGGCCATGGTCTCGTCGGTCAAGTTGTCGGTGCACGTGGGACAAGAGCTGAAGAAAGGCGACGAGATCTCGACCTTTTTGTTCGGAGGGTCGGACATCATCTGTGTGTTTGAGTCGAGTGCCGGGCTAAAGCCCGAGAACTTTGTCCCTTCGCCCAAGGACGACTACTCAAGGTACGGAAGCGTGCTGGCAAGGGCTCCCGGGCATGGTTCGAACGGGAGCTCCAACGGGCACCACTGA
- a CDS encoding Endo-beta-1,6-glucanase produces the protein MVRLSLLALAAVAHFSYAWLPSDGSRKLLDTRGFSLFDSQNTSTIDDSDDIGKRWWTASGKIRGVNLGSLFVFEPWIANGEWNNIGCGGQQSEFDCVMNTGQERSDAAFQKHWDTWITEGDLDEMMGYGINTIRIPLGYWLDETLVDKNSEHFPRGALKYLIRLCGWASDRGFYIILDQHGAPGAQVARNSFTGQFSQSPGFYNDYQYGRSIKFLEFLRKLAHDHSELRNVGTIQLVNEPTNWDSSVQSLRSTFYKNAYNAIRKVERDLGVTPNNYVHIQMMSSLWGSGNPVEFLDDTYFTAFDDHRYLKWANKNDVPWTHESYISTSCADNRNGDVAGPTIVGEWSISPPDEIESSDGWNRNTQKDFYRRWFAAQVLAYERSTAGWVFWTWKAQLNDYRWSYRDAVIAGVVPRDLNSIANSGVCG, from the exons ATGGTCCGTCTCAGTCTCTTGGCACTTGCTGCCGTCGCTCACTTCTCTTACGCGTGGCTGCCGAGCGACGGTTCCAGGAAGCTGCTGGACACCCGTGGTTTTAGTCTTTTCGACTCGCAGAACACCAGCACCATTGACGATTCAGATGACATTGGCAAGCGTTGGTGGACGGCCTCCGGCAAGATCAGGGGCGTGAACCTGGGTTCGCTGTTCGTTTTCGAGCCATGGATCGCCAACGGCGAATGGAACAACATCGGCTGTGGCGGACAGCAGTCCGAGTTCGACTGCGTGATGAACACTGGCCAGGAGAGATCCGATGCGGCTTTCCAAAAGCACTGGGACACGTGGATCACCGAGGGCGATCTCGACGAGATGATGGGGTATGGTATCAACACCATTCGCATTCCCCTCGGCTACTGGCTTGACGAGACGTTGGTCGACAAGAACTCGGAGCACTTCCCAAGG GGGGCCTTGAAGTACTTGATCCGTCTGTGTGGATGGGCCAGTGATCGTGGCTTTTACATCATCCTGGA CCAGCACGGTGCCCCAGGAGCCCAAGTTGCGAGAAACTCTTTCACCGGCCAG TTTTCTCAGTCCCCGGGCTTTTACAACGACTACCAGTACGGTCGGTCTATCAAGTTTCTTGAGTTTCTGAGGAAGCTTGCCCACGACCACAGCGAGCTTCGAAACGTTGGCACTATCCAGCTTGTCAACGAGCCCACCAACTGGGACTCATCTGTGCAATCCCTCCGTAGCACGTTCTACAAGAACGCCTATAAC GCCATCCGCAAGGTCGAGCGAGACCTCGGTGTGACGCCCAATAACTACGTTCACATCCAGATGATGTCGTCGCTCTGGGGCTCGGGTAACCCGGTTGAGTTCCTTGACGACACCTACTTCACCGCCTTTGACGACCACCGCTACCTCAAGTGGGCCAACAAGAACGATGTGCCCTGGACGCACGAGAGCTACATCTCGACGTCGTGCGCCGATAACCGTAACGGCGACGTCGCGGGACCGACCATCGTAGGCGAGTGGAGCATCAGCCCGCCCGACGAGATCGAGAGCTCGGACGGATGGAACCGCAACACGCAAAAGGACTTTTACAGAAGATGGTTCGCGGCCCAAGTGCTCGCGTACGAGAGATCGACTGCCGGGTGGGTGTTTTGGACGTGGAAGGCGCAGCTTAATGATTATCGGTGGTCTTACAGAG ATGCCGTGATTGCGGGAGTTGTTCCGAGAGATTTGAACTCGATTGCAAACTCGGGTGTTTGTGGTTAG
- a CDS encoding PH domain-containing protein, with amino-acid sequence MDPRSHQRGNGPSTTDAQPPPLRRRLSMEEDYFYQEVMTSPFRRPSQPPPYERDAKPKRPLAGRDDVQHGMEEGLPGYSCDIELEGVWVKKMEIENTTKRAEDRNWHTAFVQLRGTALNFYNVKKDWGWGRTRDGPTISPDNPPWVRKASLDKAYSLQHADVGIAADYKKRRYVIRVRAETDQFLLSCIELSTMVKWLEALFAAIDVAAPIDDRDYPRDQSIPRIQRIRWFRGQTPAQTNNYPVPTPRPLSPELRRVTSVEVSEPFPSSSVMEAILDEPVIDESPIGEGGTAVVDTDSIYGPGPARNEQISSRLSTTSYPNEAIDPDTGKWAPEHQWTAAHDLLYAKLCYSVLLFKSPRKSNYIISKGKQWFVDWATGRMVRVLPPAYGEIDFFGPWQVIHTENRRI; translated from the exons ATGGATCCCCGCAGCCACCAACGCGGAAATGGACCATCTACTACCGAtgcccagccgccgcctctccGGCGGCGACTATCGATGGAGGAGGATTACTTCTACCAGGAAGTCATGACTTCCCCTTTCCGACGACCTTCACAACCGCCCCCCTACGAGCGGGACGCCAAACCAAAACGACCGTTGGCCGGCAGAGACGACGTCCAGCATGGAATGGAGGAAGGTCTGCCAGGCTATTCGTGCGACATCGAGCTGGAGGGCGTATgggtgaagaagatggagatTGAGAACACCACAAAAAGGGCCGAGGATCGGAACTGGCACACAGCCTTTGTGCAACTACGGGGTACCGCCTTGAACTTCTACAACGTGAAGAAGGACTGGGGATGGGGTAGGACAAGGGACGGACCGACCATCTCCCCAGACAACCCGCCCTGGGTGCGGAAAGCCTCTCTCGACAAAGCATACAGTCTCCAGCATGCAGACGTCGGAATTGCTGCCGACTACAAGAA GAGGCGATATGTCATCCGTGTCAGAGCAGAGACGGACCAGTTTCTCCTCTCATGCATTGAGCTGAGCACCATGGTGAAGTGGTTGGAAgccctcttcgccgccatcgatGTCGCCGCCCCGATCGACGACCGTGACTACCCTCGCGATCAGAGCATCCCCCGCATTCAACGCATCCGCTGGTTTCGCGGCCAGACGCCAGCGCAGACGAACAATTATCCCGTACCGACGCCACGCCCACTGAGTCCCGAGCTTCGCCGCGTGACTTCTGTCGAAGTTTCCGAACCTTTCCCTTCATCATCAGTGATGGAGGCCATCTTGGACGAACCCGTCATCGATGAGAGCCCCATTGGCGAGGGCGGAACTGCTGTCGTCGACACCGATTCCATCTACGGTCCGGGGCCCGCTCGGAACGAGCAAATCAGCAGCCGCTTATCGACGACGTCGTATCCCAATGAGGCCATCGACCCAGACACAGGCAAATGGGCACCCGAGCACCAATGGACAGCTGCCCATGACTTGTTGTATGCCAAGCTTTGCTACTCGGTTCTCTTGTTCAAGAGCCCACGGAAGTCCAACTACATAATCAGCAAGGGAAAGCAATGGTTCGTGGACTGGGCGACGGGCCGCATGGTCCGGGTCCTGCCGCCGGCATACGGCGAGATCGACTTCTTTGGCCCTTGGCAAGTCATCCACACGGAAAACAGGAGGATTTAA
- a CDS encoding Mind kinetochore complex component yields the protein MSAPDQDNQHQQHPPSQPEPHQTSTQTQAQDHAVQPPPPAEPGTHTAAATPTTEETTTAVQRQQQEQEQEQPPASPPLPQKHALVTPGPRATRFTQLYDLALQRTLQKVAYDNFAACFPTIAAHAPNTLRNVQKQMVDYLEERCNKDFQSILDDRDVIRKLNEFENLVSDAERRRQESGLSAEEPIPPHLLPPDDVLAAHLAPRLASQQSHLNARLQNTQASNESLFAAIQAQRAEIDALLAQLENHVADIDGANAMLVDVAPELAAEARASEAQMSRMS from the exons ATGTCCGCCCCGGACCAAGACAACCAACATCAGCAacaccctccctcccagCCCGAGCCTCACCAGACATCAACACAAACACAGGCCCAAGACCACGCCGTCCAacccccgccgccagcgGAGCCCGGAACGCACACGGCCGCCGCAACACCGACGACAGAAGAAACAACGACAGCGGTACAGCGGCAACAACAGGAGCAGGAACAAGAGCAGCCGCcagcctcccctcccctcccgcaGAAGCACGCCCTCGTGACCCCCGGTCCGCGCGCCACCCGCTTCACGCAACTCTACGATCTCGCCCTCCAGCGGACCCTCCAAAAGGTTGCCTACGACAATTTCGCCGCCTGCTTCCCGACTATCGCCGCGCATGCGCCCAATACCCTGCGCAACGTCCAGAAGCAGATGGTCGACTACCTTGAAGAGAGGTGCAAC AAGGACTTCCAGTCGATCCTCGACGATCGCGACGTCATCCGGAAATTGAACGAATTCGAGAACCTCGTCAGCGACGCAGAACGTAGGAGACAAGAAAGCGGCCTCTCGGCAGAAGAACCAATTCC ACCACATCTCCTACCCCCagacgacgtcctcgccgcccacctCGCCCCGCGCCTTGCATCTCAGCAGTCCCACCTCAACGCTCGCCTCCAAAACACTCAGGCTTCCAACGAGtccctcttcgccgccatccaaGCTCAGCgcgccgagatcgacgccCTCCTTGCCCAGCTCGAGAACCACGTCGCCGACATTGACGGCGCCAATGCCATGCTGGTGGACGTTGCGCCCGAGCTGGCCGCTGAGGCGCGCGCCTCCGAGGCCCAGATGTCGCGTATGTCGTGA
- a CDS encoding Epoxide hydrolase, translated as MTQEKRINSFPNFKLTVNDMKVKPTDIHLLALFSANKDALPLLSLHRWSGSFLNFLPLLDLLRSKYTPGTLPYHVIVPSLPHYGLRRSSGYRTHRGCCGAALKPAHD; from the coding sequence ATGACGCAGGAGAAGCGCATCAACTCGTTCCCTAACTTTAAGCTCACGGTCAACGACATGAAGGTCAAGCCCACGGACAtccacctcctcgccctctttTCCGCAAACAAGGACGCTCTCCCGCTGTTGTCCCTGCACAGGTGGTCTGGATCGTTTCTCAACTTCCTCCCGCTGCTGGACCTCCTCCGGTCGAAGTACACTCCGGGCACGTTGCCTTACCACGTCATCGTCCCCTCCCTGCCTCACTACGGACTCCGGCGGTCCTCTGGATATCGAACTCACCGTGGATGCTGCGGCGCGGCTCTTAAACCGGCTCATGATTGA
- a CDS encoding Epoxide hydrolase, which produces MLAPRSPYEILDQENLTQAEVEHVQRMYDFSVTGSSSILEQGLRPSTICFVLLSSSFAKLARYMSRKQATSFAVIRAAMTDMAVCPRIGEKFIEWSDSRYPLPLDTALALVGFYWYTKTYPRSLYLYHYIAEAEASDVLFAVPTSREKSFGYSVFPAENILVPEAGAKQVYPDLAFYERNEKNMEQFSAIARPLTGL; this is translated from the exons ATGCTCGCGCCAAGGTCTCCATATGAGATCCTCGACCAGGAGAACCTCACCCAGGCAGAGGTCGAGCACGTGCAGCGGATGTACGACTTCAGCGTTACCGGCTCGTCCTCTATCCTGGAACAGGGCCTACGACCTTCGACTATATGCTTCGTCCTCTTGTCCTCGTCATTCGCGAAGCTAGCACGGTACATGTCAAGAAAACAAGCTACAAGTTTTGCGGTCATACGGGCAGCCATGACTGACATGGCCGTGTGCCCTAGGATCGGGGAGAAGTTCATTGAGTGGTCCGACTCTCGGTACCCCTTGCCTCTGGACACCGCCCTGGCGCTAGTCGGTTTCTACTGGTACACGAAGACCTACCCGAGGAGCCTGTACCTGTATCACTACATCGCTGAAGCGGAGGCCTCGGACGTTCTCTTCGCCGTGCCGACCTCGAGGGAGAAGTCCTTCGGGTACTCGGTGTTTCCCGCCGAGAACATCCTCGTGCCGGAGGCGGGGGCTAAGCAGGTCTATCCCGACTTGGCGTTTTACGAGAGGAACGAAAAG AACATGGAACAGTTCTCAGCCATAGCGAGGCCCCTGACCGGCCTTTGA
- a CDS encoding NTF2 and RRM domain-containing protein → MATNGNYTNLDQLKDAVEPTSSGPTATNDASSAGNNNNLSKDEVGWYFVEQYYTTLSKNPDKLHLFYGKRSQFVYGMEAEVANVSVGRQAIQDRIKSLEFENSKVRITNVDSQASFDNIVIQVIGESSIKSAEPKKFVQTFVLAPQPSGYFVVNDILRYINDEDEEEPVAEPEAAPEEQTAPEEVAETPAQQEAEQPKVEENPGEAAGPAVDVDEVEKKLEEVSAAPQDASSNNGEAETAAPETTKAPEAQVEEPTVDPEVTAQAIAEEDIKEPEKPVDPSPTPVAPTKAPAVESEKPAPAPAPAPAPVPMKPMSWASRAAAAVGPKPVVPLPKTATPPAPTQAKAPAPAAVSPQPAAPATTATTKEPEAQVAKEASPSAEWQSVGADSKRQNRPQSISQAPTENYGTLGYVKYVTDKVKAEDLKAALAAHGELTYFDINRQKNCAFVEFATVAGYQAAAAANPHTVNGENIIVEPRRPKATAYGGSNYSTPRGNATGGGRGRGGFEGNRSGSQGSARGNFTGGGQARGRGSVRGRGASQAAA, encoded by the exons ATGGCAACCAACGGTAACTACACAAACCTGGACCAGCTGAAGGACGCTGTCGAGCCAACATCATCAGGTCCCACCGCTACCAACGATGCCTCGTCGGCCGgtaacaacaacaacctcaGCAAGGATGAGGTTGGCTGGTACTTTGTCGAGCAATACTACACAACCCTGAGCAAGAACCCGGATAAGCTTCAC CTTTTCTACGGAAAGCGCTCCCAGTTCGTCTATGGAATGGAGGCAGAGGTCGCCAACGTTTCTGTTGGTCGACAA GCTATCCAAGACAGAATTAAGAGCCTCGAGTTCGAGAACAGCAAGGTCCGCATTACGAATGTCGACTCCCAGGCCTCATTCGACAATATCGTCATCCAGGTCATTGGCGAGAGCTCTATCAAGTCCGCCGAGCCGAAGAAGTTCGTCCAGACTTTCGTCCTTGCGCCCCAGCCCTCCGGCTACttcgtcgtcaacgacaTCCTGAGATACAtcaacgacgaggacgaggaggaacccgttgccgagcccgaggccgcccCCGAGGAGCAGACTGCCCCTGAGGAGGTTGCCGAGACCCCTGCCCAGCAGGAGGCTGAGCAGCCCAAGGTTGAGGAGAACCCCGGGGAGGCTGCTGGACCTGCcgttgacgtcgacgaggtcgagaagaagctggaggaGGTCAGCGCGGCTCCCCAGGATGCTTCTTCCAACAACGGCGAAgccgagaccgccgcccCTGAGACTACCAAGGCCCCTGAGGCTCAGGTTGAGGAGCCTACGGTCGACCCCGAGGTCACTGCCCAGGCGattgccgaggaggacatcaAGGAGCCCGAGAAGCCTGTCGACCCCTCCCCTACCCCTGTCGCACCCACCAAGGCTCCTGCCGTCGAGTCCGAGAAGCctgcgcccgcgcccgctcccgctcccgctcccgtcCCCATGAAGCCCATGTCCTGGGCTAgtcgcgccgccgccgctgtcggTCCAAAGCCTGTCGTTCCTCTCCCCAAGACCGCCACTCCTCCTGCCCCCACCCAGGCTAAGGCTCCCGCGCCCGCTGCCGTCTCTCCTCAACCCGCTGCCCCTGCCACAACCGCCACTACCAAGGAACCCGAGGCCCAGGTTGCGAAGGAGGCCTCTCCCTCTGCTGAGTGGCAATCCGTTGGCGCCGACTCGAAGCGCCAGAACCGCCCCCAGTCTATCTCGCAAGCACCTACCGAGAACTACGGCACGCTGGGATACGTTAAGTACGTGACCGATAAGGTCAAGGCGGAGGACCTCAAGGCCGCTCTGGCCGCCCACGGCGAGCTCACCTACTTCGACATCAATCGCCAGAAG AACTGCGCCTTCGTCGAGTTCGCTACTGTCGCTGGCTAccaggctgccgccgccgccaaccctcacaccgtcaacggcgagaacATTATCGTTGAGCCCCGCCGCCCCAAGGCTACCGCCTACGGTGGCAGCAACTACTCTACCCCCCGTGGTAACGCCACTggtggcggccgcggccgtggcggaTTCGAGGGGAACCGCTCCGGTAGCCAGGGAAGCGCCCGCGGTAACTtcaccggcggcggtcaGGCCCGTGGTCGCGGCAGTGTCCGTGGCCGCGGTGCCTCCCAGGCCGCGGCCTAA